The candidate division KSB1 bacterium region CCCGCTGGCAAAGTGGCTTATTGCGAAGGGTTTATCCTGGCTAATGTAGACATGGTAGACATAACAGTTTTCGGTGAAGGCGGTCATGGCGCCTATCCGCATACAACCAAAGATCCGATTGTACTGGCAGCGCAAATCATTCTGAATTTACAGACTATTGTCAGTCGTGAGATAAGTCCGTTAGAGCCGGCAGTAGTAACAGTGGGATCGATCCATGGCGGCACTAAACATAATATCATTCCTGATGAAGTAAAACTGCAACTGACCCTTCGCTCTTACTCGGATGAAGTGAGACAAAAAACCATTGATGCTATCCAGCGTATTTGCCGCGGAGTTGCAAAAGGAGCTGGTATTTCCGAAAATAAACTACCAAAAGTAACTATACGCAATGAATATACCCCGGCCACTTACAATGATCCCAAATTGACAAGAAGAACTGTACAAGCTTTCAAAGCGATTTTAGGAGAGGAAAATGTGATTGAAACCGGTCCCGTAATGGCTGGCGAAGATTTCGGCCGCTATGGTCGTGAAGAATCCAAAATTCCGATCAGTATTTTTTGGCTTGGAGCAGTCGATCCTAAAAAAGTAGAAGAAAGTAAACAAACCGGAAAAGGATTGCCTTCACTTCACTCGGCTTTATTTGCTCCACTACCGGAACCTGCCATAAAAACCGGTGTGAAGGCTATGACTGCGACTGTTCTGGATTTGATGAAGCGATGATTAAAAACGTCGATTCCCTCCACGGCTTCCACCCCCTCCCCGACGGGCTCTAATCACATTAAGTGGTTGTCCTTTTAGTTCATTATTATTTAGGCCTTTAATTGCAGATATGGCTTCTTCCCTATCGGGCATCTCTACGAATCCGTATCCCCTTTGCTCCCCGTTGTACCTATCCTTTACGATTTTGACAGAAGTAATTTGACCATAAGCTTCAAACGCCTTTCGTAAGTCATCTTCAGTAGCTGAATGGGATACATTACCAACGTAGATATTCATTCCAAACTCCTACATTATTCAATTTACATTTATATAAGATATAGTTTATCATCAATAATTATTTACTTCACTGGAAATTTCAAATTTCTACATATTTACTTAAATTTCAACAATTGGATCTATTGATTTCATAGATGTTGGTTTAATCTACAACTGGGGACAATCTTGCAGTTTGGACATTAATCTTCTAGAAAGCATTGCACTATAAATTCTCAATATTTGGCCAAATCAATTTAAGATGCTCCATGAAAATATCCAATCTTTTGAATTGAGATGATGCAGAACTTCCGCCGGGTAAATATACTTTTTATGTCCTGCACGGATTCTATCAATCACCTTTTAACAAGCTATTCCAAACAGCATTTAATTTCCAAATTGGATCCTTTTTTGATGACCGGTTAATTTCTATCGGATTGACGTCAACCTGTACAGAATCTCAGGTACCTGGAATTGGGCAGATCGTATCAATTGAATCGTGCAAGTTTTGCTGACTGTAACCAAACTCTAAAAGCAGATATTATTCGACGATCATGAAAAAGAAGAAGTCGCTTTTTAGCTATCTCGAAATAGCCAGCTCCCAAAAGTTCTTAAGATTAAAGGTTGAATCAAGCGAACATTAATGTAGGAACTCGACTAATAACCCTATCTAAAATCTACTTTTCTACAACTCGAAAGGTTAGGGTTATATCGTTAAACGGGTTATCCAATACCGGGCTTCCCGCTTCGGTTTCAAGTGTTACTCTTAATTGATGATTGCCAGGTTTCCGAGCATTTTCAATCCATACATGTTTCTCTTCATCCAAATAAACATCCTGGCCATCTAAATTATAATGTAATCGATATCCCGATCCTAATTCAGCATTGATCACCCTGAAATCAAATAAAATTTGATCTGCTTCTTGCCCACGAAATATTTTTTTGTTAGGTTGGCACACAACCAGAAGTGGTTTGTCGTTTTGCAACAGAGGTTGTGTTTTTTGTTTATAATAAAAATTTCGAATGACAAGGGCATTTTCATCCTTATTTGTGATTCCATTGGAATTACAAATGAGTCCGATTACAGCATGTGCTCCCGGGGTAAGTCCGCTAAATGAAACCAATGTATCCTTTTCAAAAGTTAGGTACTGCTCCTGATCAAGTATAAATTGAACACTAATTCCTTTTTCTTTCCAATCCTCAGGCGACACAATAAACGAAAAAACTACAGTGTCTGATTCCAAAACATGATTTTCGGTTAAGCCAAAAACATGTAATTGATATTGGGCATCATTACCACAATTGAAAAATACCAATGAACATATAATCAATAAAATCAACCATTTAAAGCCAAAATTCAAATGGTAATTTCTTCTCTTCCTCATATTTTTCATAATCATCTTCAGTACGTTAAATGGCTTAATCCAAGTCAACTCAAAGTTGTCCAGGACTAAATTTAATTCGTACTTTAAGTTCTATTTTCGTTCAATTACCAAAATACCTGATTGAGGTACAACCAAATAATTCTTCCCTTCAAATTTAATATCGATTGCCGATTTACGCAGAAAAATCGCGTAATCTCCCACTTCCACTTGCATGGGCACAAATTGAGCGGGAGATCCGGCGGTTTCCCAGGGTTCTTCTGCAACATCATTTGGGCTGGGAAGAGGAATTCCAGGTCCGGTTGCTGCTATAAAACCACCCTGAACTGTTTCTTTTTCCAGCGCCCATTTGGGTAAATACAAACCCACTTCTGTCCGGGTTTCTCCTTCATCCGGCTCAATCAAAACTCGATCCCCCAATACGATAAGGCTACTACTAATAGCCATAATTCACTCCTAACTTTTCATATTATCGAAAACATGTTTGTCCTCTGCCGCCGTCAATCAGGTAATTCACACCGGTAATCCACTCGGCCTTCGCTGACGACAGGTAAAGTATCAAGCACCCTACTTCTTCCGGATTGGACAACCTGTTAAGTCCGTTTGCAATGGGATGTGTATCGTATGAATGCTCTTTAAATTTCTGATATGTTTCTTCATCCATGCCACCGCGTTTATGCAATTCAGTTAATGTCATCCCGGGATTTACGGAATTTACACGAACACCTTTTTCTGCCAATTCCAAAGCTGCACATCTGGTCAGTTGATCGACAGCAGATTTACTCACATTATAAGCAAGCACACCAGGGAAAGATCTCATTCCATTCACGCTCGAAACATTAATAATAACGCCTTTTGATTTAATCAAATACGGCACCGCTAAATTCATCATTATAAATATGGCACGCAAGTTGATTTCGATTGTGTGATCCCAGTCCTCTAAAGAGGTGTCTTCAATGGTACCTTTTGCAAGGATACCAGCGGCATTCACCAAAATATCTAATTTACCAAATTCTGATAAAAATGTTTTGATCGACTGTTTACAATCATCAGGTTTGGTAACATCCCCTGAACATACTAACGCTTTCCCACCGCTTTGTTTTATAGAAGCAACAATTGAATTTAGACGCAATTCATCGCGAGCCATCAAACCAACATTAGCGCCTTCCTGGCTGAATAAAATTGCTGCTGATCTGCCGATTCCACTACTGGCGCCTGTAATCAGGACTGATTTATCGTTTAGCTGCAAATTCAATTTTAGACTCCTTCA contains the following coding sequences:
- a CDS encoding amidohydrolase gives rise to the protein MKKQMCSSIRFILVAILVLPVLSFSQNSTYENIEKYLTADYPYLDALYKHLHMNPELSFHEEQTAKRIGSELKKLGFTVTHGVGGHGVVGVLKNGFGPTVMVRTDLDALPVKENTGLDYASKIRTKDDQGNEVSVMHACGHDIHMTSLVGTARMLVNLKDSWGGTLVMIGQPAEERGAGARMMLADGLFQKFPRPDFALALHASATVPAGKVAYCEGFILANVDMVDITVFGEGGHGAYPHTTKDPIVLAAQIILNLQTIVSREISPLEPAVVTVGSIHGGTKHNIIPDEVKLQLTLRSYSDEVRQKTIDAIQRICRGVAKGAGISENKLPKVTIRNEYTPATYNDPKLTRRTVQAFKAILGEENVIETGPVMAGEDFGRYGREESKIPISIFWLGAVDPKKVEESKQTGKGLPSLHSALFAPLPEPAIKTGVKAMTATVLDLMKR
- a CDS encoding RNA-binding protein; the protein is MNIYVGNVSHSATEDDLRKAFEAYGQITSVKIVKDRYNGEQRGYGFVEMPDREEAISAIKGLNNNELKGQPLNVIRARRGGGGSRGGNRRF
- a CDS encoding co-chaperone GroES produces the protein MAISSSLIVLGDRVLIEPDEGETRTEVGLYLPKWALEKETVQGGFIAATGPGIPLPSPNDVAEEPWETAGSPAQFVPMQVEVGDYAIFLRKSAIDIKFEGKNYLVVPQSGILVIERK
- a CDS encoding SDR family oxidoreductase gives rise to the protein MNLQLNDKSVLITGASSGIGRSAAILFSQEGANVGLMARDELRLNSIVASIKQSGGKALVCSGDVTKPDDCKQSIKTFLSEFGKLDILVNAAGILAKGTIEDTSLEDWDHTIEINLRAIFIMMNLAVPYLIKSKGVIINVSSVNGMRSFPGVLAYNVSKSAVDQLTRCAALELAEKGVRVNSVNPGMTLTELHKRGGMDEETYQKFKEHSYDTHPIANGLNRLSNPEEVGCLILYLSSAKAEWITGVNYLIDGGRGQTCFR